The Thermogemmatispora onikobensis genome includes the window ACAGGATCGTCGATAGCGCCGATCCAGGGAGAGCCAAGGCTGGCAACGAGCTTTGTGCGTACTTCCAACAGAGGGGAGTTGAGCATAGCGCTGTGGACGGAATCGAAGCCGAGCCAGCTGCCAGGTGCTGCCAGGCTGCTGATCTGCTCAAGGAGCCTTCTGATTTGCTCCTCTGACAGATAGAACAGCAGCCCTTCCACCAGCCAGACTGCCGGGAGGTGAGGATCGTAGCCGGCCTGCAAGAGAGCATCTGGCCACTCAGGAGCGGTCAGGTCGACTGCCAGACTATGGCGTTCACACCGGGGATGGGCGCCCTGCTTTTGCAAGACCTCCTCTTTGTATTCAAGAACCATTGGCTGATCCAGTTCGAAAAAGCGTGTGTCCTCGGGCCAGTCCATACGGAAAGCGCGGGTATCCAGGCCGGCGGCAGGAAGCACAATCTGCCTGATTCCTTTCTCAAATGATAATTGATGCAAGCACTCATCGAAGAAGCGTGTGCGTACAACAATGGGAGCTCCTTGATCCTTGATCAGGAGCCGACGTCTTTCTCCCTCCTCGGTTGCCAGGGCGGCGGCCCAGGGATCATCAAAGAGGCGGTCGGGCCTTTGGCTCTCGAAAGCGCGGACGGCAGCCGTCATAAAAGCGCTAGGGCCGATCAGCTCCTTGGGAGTTGAGGGATAAGCTGTTTCTGACATCGACAAGGTCTCCTTCCTTTGCTCCTCAAAGAAATTCCAAGCATTAGACGCCAGGCGGGCATCAACGACCCGCCTACCGTCCGATCAACCGCTCAGCCGGACATAAGTTGGCCAGAGAGAAGCAACCGTCCCACGTGGCTGCTTCATGAGCACCGGGCCTCTCTGGCCAGGAGGTGGGGCAGAAGACGCACCTCCGACAGTGTCACAGCCATGAATTGGCGACATTAGCCAGGCTCTGCTACACAGTGGGACGAAAGCCCTTCAGAGCCTGGCTGGCGGTCTGAGTGTCCACCAGCTGCTGATAAGGTGGAGCACTGCTAATCAGACCGGTTTTGCTATCGAAAGCGATAGCGACGTTGTAAGCCTGTTGATCGACAACCGGCGTCGATGGATAAGACTGGAGCAGGACCTGCCTTGCTGCGGCGATTGTCCTGTCGTCAACCTGCGTATACTTTTGCAGGATTCCCATTGCTCGATCTGGATACTTTTGAATGAAAGCCAGAGCCATAGCAATGGCGCGCACCAGGGCCTGAATCGTCTTAGGCTTGGAGCGAATGAGGCTGACTTTGGCATAGAAGACAGCATTGAGCTGGCGGGCCAACTCAGGAACATCTCCCTTCAAGGGGCTGATCCAGATATGGCCCAGGCCCTGAGACTCAATCGTCTCTCCCACCGGCTCAAAGAAACTCAGTGCATCAACGCGCCCAGCCTTCATCGCAGCTACCGCACTGGCCACTGTTGGGCCGAGCGTCACCAGGCTAGCTACCTTCTTGGGATCGAGGCCAAAGCGACGGAAAAGGTAAGAAACAAACGCCCCAGTGAGTCCCGTTGTCGAGACG containing:
- a CDS encoding class I SAM-dependent methyltransferase — protein: MSETAYPSTPKELIGPSAFMTAAVRAFESQRPDRLFDDPWAAALATEEGERRRLLIKDQGAPIVVRTRFFDECLHQLSFEKGIRQIVLPAAGLDTRAFRMDWPEDTRFFELDQPMVLEYKEEVLQKQGAHPRCERHSLAVDLTAPEWPDALLQAGYDPHLPAVWLVEGLLFYLSEEQIRRLLEQISSLAAPGSWLGFDSVHSAMLNSPLLEVRTKLVASLGSPWIGAIDDPVSLLRSYGWRATVIYSIHKSLEYNRPVFPFVSKEELTPDLLNLYHHFVAAIKIDASK
- a CDS encoding ABC transporter substrate-binding protein codes for the protein MRQSSLMDRGLCLALVCILIALGFSSCGPAQNTASADDMRLKVAINSLSSGYLADLVAADQGYFKAQGLTVYPLPFQTEPSSPQMAEAVRSGAIEVALGGLLTEAILLSQVDPEIRVIGQLQVGLAGAITVSNKLQQETGLTESSPLEAKVKALAGKKIGVVSTTGLTGAFVSYLFRRFGLDPKKVASLVTLGPTVASAVAAMKAGRVDALSFFEPVGETIESQGLGHIWISPLKGDVPELARQLNAVFYAKVSLIRSKPKTIQALVRAIAMALAFIQKYPDRAMGILQKYTQVDDRTIAAARQVLLQSYPSTPVVDQQAYNVAIAFDSKTGLISSAPPYQQLVDTQTASQALKGFRPTV